The Verrucomicrobiota bacterium genome includes a region encoding these proteins:
- a CDS encoding histidine phosphatase family protein, whose translation MSLKVYFLRHGETSYSTTGAYCGEVDAELTPEGAQMASAFADAHRSIPWTAVYVSPMKRTIATAKPLCDALGLEMQLRDGLKEIRYGKWEDKSVDYVKQRYWDDYIHWLAEPAWNPPTGGETSVEIASRALLVIAEIQGKYTTGNVLVVSHKATIRIILCDLLGIDLGRYRDRIDMLAGSVSIVKFDLHGPLLQVLGDRAYMGEKLAARLGT comes from the coding sequence GTGAGCTTAAAAGTATACTTTTTGCGCCACGGCGAGACGAGTTATAGCACCACGGGAGCCTATTGCGGTGAGGTGGACGCGGAATTAACCCCTGAAGGCGCCCAGATGGCCAGCGCATTTGCGGATGCGCATCGTTCGATTCCCTGGACGGCCGTTTATGTCAGTCCGATGAAACGCACCATCGCCACCGCAAAACCGTTATGCGACGCCCTCGGCCTGGAAATGCAGTTGCGAGACGGGCTGAAAGAGATCCGCTACGGGAAATGGGAAGATAAATCGGTCGACTATGTGAAACAGCGTTACTGGGATGATTATATTCACTGGCTGGCTGAACCGGCCTGGAATCCGCCGACCGGAGGTGAAACGTCGGTAGAGATTGCCAGCCGGGCGTTGCTGGTGATCGCAGAAATTCAGGGAAAGTATACGACCGGCAATGTCCTGGTTGTCTCTCATAAAGCGACGATCCGAATAATCCTATGCGACCTTCTTGGCATTGATTTGGGGCGTTATCGCGACCGCATCGATATGTTAGCCGGCTCCGTCAGCATCGTTAAGTTTGATCTGCATGGTCCCTTACTACAGGTGCTGGGAGATCGCGCCTATATGGGCGAAAAGCTGGCGGCGCGGCTGGGAACCTAA